From the genome of Candidatus Chlamydia corallus, one region includes:
- a CDS encoding calcium-binding protein has protein sequence MKGSRRNFEQALANLEKLKEISRATSDSSYLDSPARLDQRKQTCSSVMAMKEALKNVENYLLEVSCVSKNHADKVLKESDFLIAGVQNVFSFLENQEDIYKSLLEEYSEVNRAYDEVKKNFKQPQTYHLSTAEETQEHKEPECFLNNLVEVKRDRSYELFYMLDEQDKRFYNDALVQIIYKQNKLYETVNEGDPLTKTLLWNSEEVKNIASLLVLINDVPLRLFYQSALSHLDIAAVVKVHNAVMALFFSRYEATMVAKSPKKHNILYFNDFLLFLREAWKDLNNDIAIDSQEKKQAKLLALALSIGIFESKLVFEEASRYLYFNIQTKLTNADGKKPLSSGQYLTDAYDELHRLISKYPNGPIFKAMDRVLEHESKVYDPMILGILPSLEGRLKLHEKSIDVIRSPSPVIQSSISYANCNEEFLGFLSAKVHRSDVTLVLNIQNRISRKERARSRVIEEALEQEEYASSVDTFSFPEPEELLDNLESIHGDIETFSDFFFLLQEEFRKPLPTSSFFLTKELKEPVHTFLKENLTALKDIFFPKKKILFRNDKLLLLHLLSYLLVFKLIETINPNSIVVLSKDGLDYASVFIAGFAFFSREAFWDEHSLKLLLTAVLSPTFVARDRLVFVSHIELLSKFVNCLKKNRQGFSSMKSFFKGDIESWEFTGYMHELTEVSHKHNS, from the coding sequence ATGAAAGGGTCTCGACGTAACTTTGAACAGGCTTTAGCAAATTTGGAAAAACTCAAGGAGATTTCCCGAGCTACCTCCGATAGTTCCTACCTGGATAGTCCTGCGCGTTTAGATCAGAGAAAGCAGACATGCTCTTCTGTAATGGCAATGAAAGAAGCTTTGAAAAATGTTGAAAACTATCTACTTGAAGTAAGTTGTGTTTCAAAAAATCATGCAGACAAAGTTCTTAAGGAATCGGATTTTTTAATTGCAGGTGTGCAAAACGTCTTTTCTTTTTTAGAAAACCAAGAAGACATCTACAAATCTTTATTAGAGGAATATTCTGAAGTTAATAGGGCCTATGATGAGGTTAAAAAGAATTTTAAACAACCTCAGACCTATCATCTCTCGACAGCTGAAGAGACCCAAGAACATAAAGAGCCTGAGTGCTTTTTAAATAACCTTGTTGAAGTCAAGCGAGATCGTTCCTATGAGCTTTTCTACATGCTAGATGAGCAAGATAAACGCTTTTACAATGATGCTCTTGTTCAGATTATCTACAAGCAAAATAAGCTATACGAGACTGTAAATGAAGGCGATCCTCTAACAAAAACACTTCTCTGGAATAGTGAAGAGGTGAAAAACATTGCCTCTTTGCTTGTTCTCATAAATGACGTGCCTTTGAGATTATTTTATCAGAGTGCTTTAAGTCATTTAGATATTGCAGCTGTAGTTAAAGTCCACAATGCAGTAATGGCATTGTTCTTTTCAAGATACGAAGCTACCATGGTCGCCAAAAGCCCTAAGAAGCATAATATATTGTATTTTAATGACTTTCTTCTCTTTTTAAGAGAAGCATGGAAAGACTTAAATAATGACATTGCTATTGATTCTCAGGAAAAAAAACAGGCCAAACTTCTTGCTTTAGCCTTAAGTATAGGTATCTTTGAAAGCAAATTAGTATTTGAAGAGGCCTCTCGTTATCTCTACTTCAATATTCAAACGAAATTAACAAACGCGGATGGGAAGAAGCCTCTTTCATCAGGACAATACCTTACAGACGCTTATGACGAGCTGCATCGTCTTATTTCTAAATATCCTAATGGACCTATTTTTAAAGCTATGGATAGAGTTCTAGAACACGAATCTAAAGTTTATGATCCTATGATTTTGGGAATCCTCCCTAGTCTGGAAGGAAGGTTGAAGTTGCATGAGAAATCTATAGATGTAATACGATCTCCAAGTCCCGTCATCCAGAGTTCTATTTCTTATGCTAATTGTAATGAGGAATTCCTTGGATTTCTCAGTGCTAAGGTACATCGCAGTGATGTCACTTTAGTCCTAAATATTCAGAATCGTATATCAAGAAAAGAGCGTGCTCGAAGCCGTGTCATTGAAGAAGCTTTAGAACAAGAAGAGTACGCCTCTTCTGTCGATACTTTCTCTTTCCCTGAACCCGAAGAACTCCTCGATAATTTGGAAAGTATCCATGGAGATATTGAAACCTTTTCTGATTTCTTTTTTCTTTTGCAAGAAGAGTTCCGTAAACCCCTCCCCACCTCATCATTTTTCCTAACGAAAGAGTTAAAAGAGCCCGTACATACTTTCCTAAAAGAAAATCTTACGGCATTGAAAGATATTTTCTTTCCTAAGAAAAAAATTCTATTTAGAAATGATAAACTCTTGCTTCTGCATCTCCTCTCTTACCTACTTGTCTTTAAATTAATAGAAACTATCAACCCTAACTCTATTGTAGTCCTATCTAAAGATGGATTGGACTACGCTTCTGTCTTTATTGCAGGATTTGCGTTCTTTTCTAGAGAAGCGTTTTGGGACGAACATAGCTTAAAATTATTACTCACTGCCGTCTTATCTCCTACATTTGTAGCCAGAGATCGTTTGGTCTTCGTATCACATATCGAACTCTTAAGTAAATTTGTGAACTGTTTGAAGAAAAATCGCCAGGGATTTTCTAGCATGAAATCTTTCTTCAAGGGAGACATTGAAAGTTGGGAGTTCACTGG